One segment of Terriglobia bacterium DNA contains the following:
- a CDS encoding glycosyltransferase, translating into MISKRELVSVVVPIFNEEDGIGQLKQKLLCLRDLLADDFDVEFVFVDDGSSDATVSALHHHFAGQPVTFRVVEHIVNRGVGAAFRTGFQHSTGAFVCTIDADCSYSPEGLRLLLTTLRVSGDDIAVASPYHPQGGVEGVPAWRLVLSKGCSMLYRMLSPLKLYTYTSIFRAYREEVVRRVPFKSDGFVSAAEILLAAGRRGYTVAEVPMVLRARNLGRSKMKVARTTLLHLKMLFGFILPASSAPVPSKRPVTAMSKRKEANVA; encoded by the coding sequence ATGATCAGCAAGCGTGAACTCGTCTCCGTGGTGGTCCCCATCTTCAATGAAGAAGACGGGATCGGCCAGCTCAAGCAGAAACTGTTGTGTCTGCGCGACCTCCTGGCAGACGACTTTGATGTGGAGTTTGTTTTTGTGGACGATGGCAGCAGTGATGCCACCGTGTCCGCGCTGCACCATCACTTTGCCGGCCAACCGGTCACTTTCCGCGTGGTCGAGCACATCGTCAACCGCGGCGTGGGAGCGGCGTTTCGCACGGGATTCCAGCATTCCACCGGCGCTTTTGTCTGCACCATTGACGCTGACTGCAGCTATTCCCCGGAAGGCTTGCGGCTGCTCCTGACCACGCTGCGCGTGAGCGGTGATGACATTGCCGTGGCCTCGCCTTATCACCCGCAAGGTGGTGTGGAAGGCGTACCCGCCTGGCGCCTGGTGCTGAGCAAGGGCTGCTCCATGCTCTACCGGATGCTATCGCCGCTCAAGCTGTACACCTACACCAGTATTTTCCGGGCGTATCGCGAAGAAGTGGTGCGGCGCGTGCCCTTCAAGTCAGACGGATTTGTTTCCGCGGCGGAGATCCTGCTGGCGGCCGGCCGGCGGGGCTACACCGTGGCGGAAGTTCCCATGGTGCTGCGCGCGCGCAACCTGGGCCGCAGCAAGATGAAGGTGGCGCGTACCACGCTTTTGCATTTGAAGATGCTGTTCGGCTTCATTCTGCCTGCATCATCTGCGCCCGTGCCCAGCAAGCGGCCGGTCACTGCCATGAGCAAGCGCAAAGAAGCAAACGTGGCCTAG
- a CDS encoding Gfo/Idh/MocA family oxidoreductase, which translates to MRSMVRIGTVGLGAWGWNLTRNFAENKNCNLTSSFDLDQKRRDSAARAWPGVQPVDSFEKLLQQDIDAVAIASPAVTHYDYAKRAMLSGRDVFVEKPFTLDVRHAEELLELADKHNRILMVGHLLEYHPVVKKLKTLITSGELGPVYYIYAQRVNLGRIRGDENALWSFAPHDISQILYMLDMEPTNVSCRGQSYIQDGIEDVVFLSLFFDNRIMAHIHLSWLDPHKVRRTTIVGKNKMAVFDDAENTEKLRIYDNHAEMPPAKSYGEAIQVRFGDIHIPRVDMTEPLKLEVQHFVDCVRERKTPVSDARDGLRVIRIIEAAQRSMEQDGVPISLRTGHDDKLHSSNGNDRRWYAVGA; encoded by the coding sequence ATGAGAAGTATGGTGCGAATCGGGACAGTGGGACTGGGGGCCTGGGGTTGGAACCTGACCAGAAATTTTGCCGAAAACAAGAACTGCAATCTGACCAGCAGCTTTGACCTGGACCAGAAACGGCGCGACTCCGCGGCGCGGGCGTGGCCGGGCGTGCAGCCGGTGGATTCGTTCGAAAAACTCCTGCAGCAGGACATTGACGCCGTGGCCATCGCCTCCCCTGCGGTCACCCACTACGACTATGCCAAGCGCGCCATGCTCTCCGGGCGCGACGTGTTCGTGGAAAAGCCGTTCACCCTCGACGTCCGCCATGCGGAAGAGTTGCTGGAACTGGCCGACAAACACAATCGCATATTGATGGTGGGCCATCTCCTGGAATACCACCCGGTGGTGAAGAAGCTGAAGACGCTGATCACCTCCGGCGAACTCGGCCCGGTCTACTACATCTACGCGCAGCGCGTGAACCTGGGCCGCATTCGCGGCGATGAAAACGCCTTGTGGAGCTTTGCTCCGCACGACATCTCGCAAATCCTTTACATGCTGGACATGGAGCCCACCAACGTGAGCTGCCGCGGCCAGAGCTACATCCAGGACGGCATTGAGGACGTGGTGTTCCTCAGCCTGTTCTTTGACAACCGGATCATGGCCCACATCCATTTGAGCTGGCTGGACCCGCACAAAGTCCGGCGCACCACCATTGTGGGCAAGAACAAAATGGCGGTGTTTGACGATGCCGAGAACACCGAAAAACTCCGCATCTATGACAACCACGCGGAAATGCCGCCGGCCAAGAGCTACGGTGAAGCCATCCAGGTGCGATTTGGCGACATTCATATTCCCCGGGTGGACATGACGGAACCGTTGAAGCTGGAAGTCCAGCACTTTGTGGACTGCGTGCGCGAACGCAAGACCCCGGTTTCCGACGCGCGTGATGGTCTCCGGGTGATTCGAATCATAGAGGCAGCCCAGCGCTCCATGGAGCAGGACGGCGTGCCAATTTCATTAAGGACAGGGCATGATGACAAACTTCATTCATCCAACGGCAACGATCGCCGCTGGTACGCAGTTGGGGCATAA